In a single window of the Pseudobacteriovorax antillogorgiicola genome:
- a CDS encoding ester cyclase, with protein MTVQKIDFNALKRPHWNQTQEQNANLVIDFVQGIMNDHDFEYITETFGKHNYVQHNRNMPDGIDGLVGYLKKFVKNFPEFNYDVKKIIVDGDMVSLHSHATLKHKHRGNQEKGFNIIDTWRVDNGKLVEHWDAVQAIDLPMRLYATFVGGRKMNKNGFF; from the coding sequence ATGACAGTTCAAAAAATTGATTTTAACGCACTTAAGAGACCTCATTGGAACCAAACGCAAGAGCAGAATGCCAATCTAGTGATAGATTTCGTTCAAGGCATCATGAATGACCATGATTTCGAATACATCACGGAAACGTTTGGCAAGCACAATTACGTCCAGCATAATCGAAATATGCCTGACGGTATCGATGGCCTTGTAGGTTACCTAAAAAAGTTTGTCAAAAACTTCCCTGAGTTCAACTACGATGTCAAAAAAATCATCGTTGATGGCGATATGGTAAGCCTTCATTCACATGCCACTCTAAAACACAAGCACAGAGGTAATCAGGAGAAGGGGTTCAACATCATAGACACCTGGCGCGTGGACAATGGTAAGCTTGTGGAGCACTGGGATGCTGTGCAAGCGATTGATCTACCTATGAGACTCTATGCAACATTTGTCGGTGGTCGTAAGATGAATAAAAATGGTTTCTTCTAG